The following are encoded in a window of Syngnathus scovelli strain Florida chromosome 4, RoL_Ssco_1.2, whole genome shotgun sequence genomic DNA:
- the LOC125967635 gene encoding Golgi apparatus protein 1 isoform X1 — protein MATHSRSPLLLLLLSYVCLCGFGSVFGLKAASGPAEPPNNPVVLRAAEPQAKDAPAAAAGASQPRRATGWKLSEEEACREDLTRLCPKHTWANNLSVLECLQDRREETEMAPACNHLLWNYKLNLTTDPKFESVAMEVCKSTITELKECNEEERGRGYLVSCLVDHRGNISEYQCNQYITKMTSIIFSDYRLICGFMDKCKEDINNLRCGSINIGHKDIHSQGEVIACLEKALVREAEQQDQVRPIKEECQRAILRVAELSSDDFHLDRHLYFSCRDDRERFCQNTQAGEGKVYKCLFNHKFEEAMSEKCRDALTTRQKLISQDYRVSYSLAKACKLDLRKHRCSLDTNLPRAREARLSYLLLCLEAAVHRGRPVTGECQGEMLDYRRMLMEDFSLSPEIVLHCRAEIETHCSGLHRKGRTLHCLMRIGRGDRSASVDGVCQSALQTLIQSADPGADYRIDRALNEACESVIQTACKHIRNGDPMILSCLMEHLYTEKMVEDCEHRLLELQYFISRDWKLDPILYKKCQGDAARLCHTHGWNETSELMPPGAVFSCLYRHAYRTEEQGRRLSRDCKVEVQRILHQRALDVKLDPELQKRCMTDLGKWCSEKTDTGQELECLQEHLEDLVSACRDVIGNLTELESEDIQIDALLIRACEPMIQAHCHDLADNQIDTGDLMECLVQNKHQKEMNEKCAVGVTHFQLIQMKDFRFSYKFKMACKEDVLRLCPNIKKKVDVVICLSTTVRNDTLQEAREQRVSLKCRKQLRVEELEMSEDIRLEPELYEPCKSDISRLCPNVAFGNAQMIECLKEQKKQLSQRCHQRIFKLQEAEMTDPELDYQLMRVCKQMIKRFCTEADARNVLQCLKQNKNSELMDPKCKQMITKRQITQNTDYRLNPVLRKACRADIPKFCQSILNKASEDNELEGQVIACLKLKYADQRLSADCEDQIRVILQESALDYRLDPQLQMHCSDEISRLCAEEAAAQEQTGQVEECLKVNLLKIKQEACKKEVLNMLKESKADIFVDPVLHTACALDLKHHCAAITPGRGRQMSCLMEALQDKRVRLQPECKKRLQDRIDMWSYAAKVAPAEGLSDLAVQVMTSPSKNYILLMIALSLCVLFLLGLLCGRITKRVTRELKDR, from the exons ATGGCGACGCACAGTCGCTCtccgctgctgctactgctgttaTCATACGTGTGTCTTTGTGGCTTCGGCTCCGTCTTCGGCCTCAAAGCCGCCAGTGGCCCCGCCGAGCCTCCGAATAATCCGGTTGTCCTCAGAGCCGCTGAGCCACAAGCCAAGGATGCACCTGCCGCCGCTGCCGGGGCCTCACAGCCTCGAAGGGCGACCGGTTGGAAGCTGTCCGAAGAGGAGGCCTGCAGGGAAGACCTGACCCGACTCTGCCCCAAACACACATGGGCCAATAATCTGTCAGTGCTGGAGTGTCTACAGGACCGCAGAGAG GAAACTGAGATGGCTCCTGCTTGCAACCAT CTCCTGTGGAACTACAAACTCAATCTGACCACTGATCCAAAGTTTGAGTCGGTGGCGATGGAGGTTTGCAAGAGCACCATCACTGAG CTTAAAGAATGTAATGAGGAGGAGCGTGGGAGAGGGTACCTGGTATCTTGTCTGGTCGATCACCGTGGAAACATCAGCGAGTATCAGTGTAACCAGTACATTACCAAGATGACCAGTATTATCTTTAGTGACTACCGACTAATTTGTGGCTTCATGGACAAATGTAAAGAAGACATCAACAATCTACGCTGCGGGAGCATCAATATTGGACACAAG GACATACATAGCCAAGGAGAAGTCATCGCTTGTCTGGAAAAGGCTCTCGTGAGGGAGGCAGAGCAACAGGACCAAGTTCGTCCTATCAAAGAGGAGTGTCAGAGAGCTATCCTGCGGGTTGCGGAGCTGTCATCGGATGACTTCCACCTTGATCGACATCTTTACTTTTCCTGTCGAGACGACCGTGAGAGATTCTGCCAAAAT ACTCAGGCAGGAGAGGGAAAAGTCTACAAGTGCCTGTTCAACCACAAGTTCGAAGAGGCCATGTCAGAAAAG TGCAGAGATGCTCTGACAACACGGCAGAAGCTGATCTCTCAGGACTACAGGGTCAGTTACTCTCTGGCTAAAGCCTGCAAACTCGACTTGAGGAAACACCGCTGCAGCCTGGACACCAACCTGCCGCGTGCCCGCGAGGCCCGTCTCTCGTACCTGCTCCTGTGTCTGGAGGCCGCTGTGCACCGAG GTCGCCCGGTCACCGGCGAGTGTCAAGGTGAAATGCTGGACTATCGGCGGATGCTGATGGAGGACTTCTCCCTCAGTCCAGAGATTGTGCTGCACTGCCGAGCAGAGATCGAGACTCACTGCTCGGGCCTTCACCGCAAAGGCCGCACTCTGCATTGCCTGATGAGGATCGGCCGCGGTGACCGCAGCGCCTCAGTCGACGGTGTTTGCCAGAGTGCT CTTCAGACACTGATTCAGTCAGCCGACCCCGGCGCCGACTACAGGATCGACCGAGCGCTCAATGAGGCCTGTGAGTCTGTCATCCAGACAGCCTGCAAACATATCCGCAATGGAGACCCAAT gaTTTTGTCTTGTCTGATGGAGCATCTGTATACagaaaaaatggtggaggaTTGTGAGCATCGACTGTTGGAGCTCCAGTATTTTATATCAAGGGACTGGAA ATTGGACCCTATATTGTACAAGAAATGCCAAGGCGACGCTGCCCGACTATGTCACACGCATGGCTGGAATGAGACCAGTGAGTTGATGCCGCCAGGCGCTGTCTTCTCCTGCCTGTACCGCCATGCCTACCGCACTGAGGAGCAGGGCCGTCGG TTGTCTCGAGACTGTAAAGTGGAGGTTCAGCGAATTCTCCACCAGAGGGCGCTGGATGTGAAACTGGACCCTGAGCTGCAGAAGCGCTGCATGACGGACCTTGGCAAGTGGTGCAGCGAGAAGACCGATACTGGACAG GAGCTTGAGTGTCTGCAGGAACATTTGGAAGACCTGGTGTCTGCCTGCAGGGATGTTATAGGCAACCTGACAGAATTAGAGTCAGAG GATATCCAAATAGATGCACTGCTTATCAGAGCTTGTGAACCCATGATCCAGGCCCATTGCCAC GACTTGGCTGACAACCAAATAGACACCGGTGACCTTATGGAATGTTTGGTTCAGAACAAGCACCAAAAGGAGatgaacgaaaagtgtgcagttGGCGTCACACACTTCCAGCTG ATTCAGATGAAGGATTTCCGCTTCTCTTATAAGTTCAAGATGGCTTGTAAGGAAGATGTGCTTCGCTTGTGTCCAAACATCAAAAAGAA AGTGGATGTGGTCATCTGCCTCAGCACCACAGTGAGGAACGACACATTGCAGGAGGCCAGAGAGCAGCGGGTCTCCCTGAAATGTCGTAAACAGCTGCGTGTGGAGGAGCTAGAAATG tcGGAAGATATAAGGTTGGAACCGGAGCTGTACGAGCCTTGTAAGTCCGACATCAGTCGTCTGTGTCCTAATGTGGCTTTTGGCAATGCTCAG ATGATTGAGTGTCTaaaggagcagaagaagcagcTCAGTCAGCGCTGCCACCAGCGGATCTTCAAGCTGCAGGAGGCCGAGATGACTGACCCAGAGCTCGACTACCAGCTCATGAGAGTCTGCAAGCAGATGATCAAG AGATTCTGCACCGAAGCCGATGCCAGGAATGTTCTCCAGTGTCTGAAACAGAACAAGAACAGTGAGTTGATGGATCCAAAGTGCAAACAAATGATCACCAAAAggcagatcacccagaacacag ACTACAGACTGAACCCGGTGTTAAGGAAAGCTTGCCGAGCTGACATCCCCAAATTTTGCCAATCCATCCTGAACAAGGCGAGCGAGGACAACGAGCTGGAGGGTCAGGTGATCGCCTGCCTCAAGCTCAAATATGCTGATCAG AGATTGTCCGCAGACTGTGAAGACCAGATTCGAGTTATTCTCCAGGAATCGGCGCTGGACTATAGACTGGACCCCCAGTTGCAGATGCACTGCTCGGATGAG ATCTCTCGGCTGTGTGCCGAAGAGGCAGCCGCTCAGGAGCAGACTGGTCAGGTAGAAGAATGTCTGAAAGTCAACCTGCTCAAGATCAAACAGGAGGCCTGTAAAAAG GAGGTTTTGAACATGCTCAAAGAGAGTAAAGCAGACATTTTTGTGGACCCAGTTCTCCACACAGCCTGTGCCTTGGACCTCAAACATCATTGTGCTGCCATCACGCCGGGAAGGGGAAGGC AGATGTCATGTCTGATGGAGGCTTTGCAGGACAAGCGAGTTCGCCTGCAGCCCGAGTGTAAGAAAAGACTTCAGGACCGCATCGACATGTGGAGCTACGCAGCTAAG GTGGCACCGGCTGAGGGCTTATCAGATCTGGCCGTGCAGGTGATGACCTCACCCTCCAAGAACTACATCCTGCTCATGATCGCCCTGAGCTTGTGCGTCCTCTTCCTGTTGGGGCTGCTGTGCGGTCGGATCACCAAGCGCGTGACGCGGGAACTGAAAGACCGATAG
- the LOC125967635 gene encoding Golgi apparatus protein 1 isoform X2, translating into MATHSRSPLLLLLLSYVCLCGFGSVFGLKAASGPAEPPNNPVVLRAAEPQAKDAPAAAAGASQPRRATGWKLSEEEACREDLTRLCPKHTWANNLSVLECLQDRREETEMAPACNHLLWNYKLNLTTDPKFESVAMEVCKSTITELKECNEEERGRGYLVSCLVDHRGNISEYQCNQYITKMTSIIFSDYRLICGFMDKCKEDINNLRCGSINIGHKDIHSQGEVIACLEKALVREAEQQDQVRPIKEECQRAILRVAELSSDDFHLDRHLYFSCRDDRERFCQNTQAGEGKVYKCLFNHKFEEAMSEKCRDALTTRQKLISQDYRVSYSLAKACKLDLRKHRCSLDTNLPRAREARLSYLLLCLEAAVHRGRPVTGECQGEMLDYRRMLMEDFSLSPEIVLHCRAEIETHCSGLHRKGRTLHCLMRIGRGDRSASVDGVCQSALQTLIQSADPGADYRIDRALNEACESVIQTACKHIRNGDPMILSCLMEHLYTEKMVEDCEHRLLELQYFISRDWKLDPILYKKCQGDAARLCHTHGWNETSELMPPGAVFSCLYRHAYRTEEQGRRLSRDCKVEVQRILHQRALDVKLDPELQKRCMTDLGKWCSEKTDTGQELECLQEHLEDLVSACRDVIGNLTELESEDIQIDALLIRACEPMIQAHCHDLADNQIDTGDLMECLVQNKHQKEMNEKCAVGVTHFQLIQMKDFRFSYKFKMACKEDVLRLCPNIKKKVDVVICLSTTVRNDTLQEAREQRVSLKCRKQLRVEELEMSEDIRLEPELYEPCKSDISRLCPNVAFGNAQMIECLKEQKKQLSQRCHQRIFKLQEAEMTDPELDYQLMRVCKQMIKRFCTEADARNVLQCLKQNKNSELMDPKCKQMITKRQITQNTDYRLNPVLRKACRADIPKFCQSILNKASEDNELEGQVIACLKLKYADQRLSADCEDQIRVILQESALDYRLDPQLQMHCSDEISRLCAEEAAAQEQTGQVEECLKVNLLKIKQEACKKEVLNMLKESKADIFVDPVLHTACALDLKHHCAAITPGRGRRGDVMSDGGFAGQASSPAARV; encoded by the exons ATGGCGACGCACAGTCGCTCtccgctgctgctactgctgttaTCATACGTGTGTCTTTGTGGCTTCGGCTCCGTCTTCGGCCTCAAAGCCGCCAGTGGCCCCGCCGAGCCTCCGAATAATCCGGTTGTCCTCAGAGCCGCTGAGCCACAAGCCAAGGATGCACCTGCCGCCGCTGCCGGGGCCTCACAGCCTCGAAGGGCGACCGGTTGGAAGCTGTCCGAAGAGGAGGCCTGCAGGGAAGACCTGACCCGACTCTGCCCCAAACACACATGGGCCAATAATCTGTCAGTGCTGGAGTGTCTACAGGACCGCAGAGAG GAAACTGAGATGGCTCCTGCTTGCAACCAT CTCCTGTGGAACTACAAACTCAATCTGACCACTGATCCAAAGTTTGAGTCGGTGGCGATGGAGGTTTGCAAGAGCACCATCACTGAG CTTAAAGAATGTAATGAGGAGGAGCGTGGGAGAGGGTACCTGGTATCTTGTCTGGTCGATCACCGTGGAAACATCAGCGAGTATCAGTGTAACCAGTACATTACCAAGATGACCAGTATTATCTTTAGTGACTACCGACTAATTTGTGGCTTCATGGACAAATGTAAAGAAGACATCAACAATCTACGCTGCGGGAGCATCAATATTGGACACAAG GACATACATAGCCAAGGAGAAGTCATCGCTTGTCTGGAAAAGGCTCTCGTGAGGGAGGCAGAGCAACAGGACCAAGTTCGTCCTATCAAAGAGGAGTGTCAGAGAGCTATCCTGCGGGTTGCGGAGCTGTCATCGGATGACTTCCACCTTGATCGACATCTTTACTTTTCCTGTCGAGACGACCGTGAGAGATTCTGCCAAAAT ACTCAGGCAGGAGAGGGAAAAGTCTACAAGTGCCTGTTCAACCACAAGTTCGAAGAGGCCATGTCAGAAAAG TGCAGAGATGCTCTGACAACACGGCAGAAGCTGATCTCTCAGGACTACAGGGTCAGTTACTCTCTGGCTAAAGCCTGCAAACTCGACTTGAGGAAACACCGCTGCAGCCTGGACACCAACCTGCCGCGTGCCCGCGAGGCCCGTCTCTCGTACCTGCTCCTGTGTCTGGAGGCCGCTGTGCACCGAG GTCGCCCGGTCACCGGCGAGTGTCAAGGTGAAATGCTGGACTATCGGCGGATGCTGATGGAGGACTTCTCCCTCAGTCCAGAGATTGTGCTGCACTGCCGAGCAGAGATCGAGACTCACTGCTCGGGCCTTCACCGCAAAGGCCGCACTCTGCATTGCCTGATGAGGATCGGCCGCGGTGACCGCAGCGCCTCAGTCGACGGTGTTTGCCAGAGTGCT CTTCAGACACTGATTCAGTCAGCCGACCCCGGCGCCGACTACAGGATCGACCGAGCGCTCAATGAGGCCTGTGAGTCTGTCATCCAGACAGCCTGCAAACATATCCGCAATGGAGACCCAAT gaTTTTGTCTTGTCTGATGGAGCATCTGTATACagaaaaaatggtggaggaTTGTGAGCATCGACTGTTGGAGCTCCAGTATTTTATATCAAGGGACTGGAA ATTGGACCCTATATTGTACAAGAAATGCCAAGGCGACGCTGCCCGACTATGTCACACGCATGGCTGGAATGAGACCAGTGAGTTGATGCCGCCAGGCGCTGTCTTCTCCTGCCTGTACCGCCATGCCTACCGCACTGAGGAGCAGGGCCGTCGG TTGTCTCGAGACTGTAAAGTGGAGGTTCAGCGAATTCTCCACCAGAGGGCGCTGGATGTGAAACTGGACCCTGAGCTGCAGAAGCGCTGCATGACGGACCTTGGCAAGTGGTGCAGCGAGAAGACCGATACTGGACAG GAGCTTGAGTGTCTGCAGGAACATTTGGAAGACCTGGTGTCTGCCTGCAGGGATGTTATAGGCAACCTGACAGAATTAGAGTCAGAG GATATCCAAATAGATGCACTGCTTATCAGAGCTTGTGAACCCATGATCCAGGCCCATTGCCAC GACTTGGCTGACAACCAAATAGACACCGGTGACCTTATGGAATGTTTGGTTCAGAACAAGCACCAAAAGGAGatgaacgaaaagtgtgcagttGGCGTCACACACTTCCAGCTG ATTCAGATGAAGGATTTCCGCTTCTCTTATAAGTTCAAGATGGCTTGTAAGGAAGATGTGCTTCGCTTGTGTCCAAACATCAAAAAGAA AGTGGATGTGGTCATCTGCCTCAGCACCACAGTGAGGAACGACACATTGCAGGAGGCCAGAGAGCAGCGGGTCTCCCTGAAATGTCGTAAACAGCTGCGTGTGGAGGAGCTAGAAATG tcGGAAGATATAAGGTTGGAACCGGAGCTGTACGAGCCTTGTAAGTCCGACATCAGTCGTCTGTGTCCTAATGTGGCTTTTGGCAATGCTCAG ATGATTGAGTGTCTaaaggagcagaagaagcagcTCAGTCAGCGCTGCCACCAGCGGATCTTCAAGCTGCAGGAGGCCGAGATGACTGACCCAGAGCTCGACTACCAGCTCATGAGAGTCTGCAAGCAGATGATCAAG AGATTCTGCACCGAAGCCGATGCCAGGAATGTTCTCCAGTGTCTGAAACAGAACAAGAACAGTGAGTTGATGGATCCAAAGTGCAAACAAATGATCACCAAAAggcagatcacccagaacacag ACTACAGACTGAACCCGGTGTTAAGGAAAGCTTGCCGAGCTGACATCCCCAAATTTTGCCAATCCATCCTGAACAAGGCGAGCGAGGACAACGAGCTGGAGGGTCAGGTGATCGCCTGCCTCAAGCTCAAATATGCTGATCAG AGATTGTCCGCAGACTGTGAAGACCAGATTCGAGTTATTCTCCAGGAATCGGCGCTGGACTATAGACTGGACCCCCAGTTGCAGATGCACTGCTCGGATGAG ATCTCTCGGCTGTGTGCCGAAGAGGCAGCCGCTCAGGAGCAGACTGGTCAGGTAGAAGAATGTCTGAAAGTCAACCTGCTCAAGATCAAACAGGAGGCCTGTAAAAAG GAGGTTTTGAACATGCTCAAAGAGAGTAAAGCAGACATTTTTGTGGACCCAGTTCTCCACACAGCCTGTGCCTTGGACCTCAAACATCATTGTGCTGCCATCACGCCGGGAAGGGGAAGGCGTGG AGATGTCATGTCTGATGGAGGCTTTGCAGGACAAGCGAGTTCGCCTGCAGCCCGAGTGTAA
- the LOC125967196 gene encoding troponin I, fast skeletal muscle has protein sequence MAEKKMTLSRRNYLKSLLLQIGQTMVDEAAKQAQEEKTIYMEENCPVLALPGCMQELQELCRKLHKQIDLVDDERYDMDMKVKKSEKEINDLKLMIQDFNGKFRKPALKKVRMSADAMLAALLGSKHKVSMDLRANLKQVKKEAKDEEKQTGDWRKKIEDQSGMDGRKKMFETEA, from the exons atggcaga GAAAAAGATGACATTAAGTCGAAGGAATTACCTTAAG AGCTTGCTGTTGCAGATTGGTCAGACAATGGTGGATGAGGCAGCTAAACAGGCCCAAGAGGAAAAGACCATATATATGGAGGAGAACTGCCCAGTTCTCGCCCTCCCTGGCTGCATGCAGGAGTTGCAG GAGCTCTGTCGGAAACTTCACAAGCAGATCGATCTGGTAGATGATGAAAGGTACGACATGGATATGAAAGTGAAGAAGTCTGAAAAGGAG ATCAACGACCTGAAGTTAATGATTCAGGATTTTAATGGAAAGTTTAGGAAGCCAGCCCTGAAGAAGGTTCGGATGTCAGCTGACGCCATGTTAGCGGCCCTGCTGGGGTCCAAACACAAAGTGTCCATGGACCTGAGGGCCAACCTTAAGCAAGTCAAGAAGGAGGCAAAGGATGAG GAGAAACAGACTGGTGACTGGAGAAAGAAAATCGAGGACCAATCCGGAATGGATGgcagaaagaaaatgtttgagACAGAGGCCTGA
- the aph1b gene encoding gamma-secretase subunit Aph-1b, which yields MTAAVFFGCTFIAFGPAVALFLFTIAQEPLRVIFLIAGAFFWLVSLLLSSLVWFISVQISNKESAVQQKGLLIFGVVLSVLLQETFRFAYYKLLKKANEGLLALSQEETMPISIRQLAYVSGLGFGFMSGAFSVVNILADSVGPGTIGIHGDSQHYFLSSAFMTMAIILLHMFWGVVFFDSCEKQQWWAVAAVVISHLVVSCLTFQNPEYVASLIPTYIILFLMGTWAFYSAGGSFRNLKLCLTCKDKDFLLSNHRAR from the exons ATGACAGCGGCAGTGTTTTTTGGTTGTACCTTCATTGCATTCGGCCCTGCCGTTGCTCTGTTCCTGTTTACCATCGCCCAGGAGCCTCTGAGGGTCATCTTTCTCATAGCAGG GGCGTTTTTCTGGCTTGTTTCTCTCTTGCTGTCCTCTCTGGTCTGGTTCATCTCCGTTCAAATAAGTAATAAGGAGAGTGCGGTCCAGCAGAAAGGCCTCCTCATTTTTGGGGTGGTGCTGTCCGTTCTCCTGCAGGAGACCTTCCGCTTCGCTTACTACAAGCTGCTCAA GAAAGCAAATGAAGGGCTCCTTGCCCTCAGTCAGGAGGAAACGATGCCCATCTCCATACGACAACTGGCTTATG TGTCTGGCCTTGGTTTTGGATTCATGAGTGGCGCATTTTCTGTGGTGAACATTCTGGCTGATTCTGTTGGCCCAGGAACTATTGGGATCCATGGAGACTCGCAGCACTACTTCCTGTCTTCAG CATTCATGACGATGGCCATTATCCTCCTCCACATGTTCTGGGGCGTGGTCTTCTTTGATTCCTGTGAAAAACAGCAATGGTGGGCGGTTGCTGCTGTTGTCATCAGCCACCTGGTCGTTTCCTGTCTG ACCTTCCAGAACCCGGAGTATGTTGCCAGCCTGATTCCCACTTACATTATCTTGTTCCTAATGGGCACGTGGGCCTTTTACTCTGCCGGCGGGTCCTTCAGGAACCTCAAACTTTGCTTGACCTGCAAAGATAAAGATTTCCTGCTTTCCAACCACCGGGCCAGATAA